A window of Piliocolobus tephrosceles isolate RC106 chromosome 13, ASM277652v3, whole genome shotgun sequence contains these coding sequences:
- the SLC22A8 gene encoding solute carrier family 22 member 8 isoform X2 → MAQSIFMAGILIGGLVLGDLSDRFGRRPILTCSYLLLAASGSGAAFSPTFPVYVVFRFLCGCGISGITLSTIILNVEWVPTRMRAIMSTALGYCYTVGQFILPGLAYAIPQWRWLQLTVSIPFFIFFLSSWWTPESIRWLVLTGKSSKALKILRRVAAFNGKKEEGERLTLEELKLNLQKEISLAKAKYTAADLFRIPMLRRMTFCLSLAWFATGFAYYSLAMGVEEFGVNLYILQIIFGGVDIPAKFITILSLSYLGRHTTQAAALLLAGGAILALTFVPLDLQTVRTVLAVFGKGCLSSSFSCLFLYTSELYPTVIRQTGMGVSNLWTRVGSMLSPLVKITGEVQPFIPNIIYGITALLGGSAALFLPETLNQPLPETIEDLENWSLRAKKPKQEPEVEKASQRIPLQPYGPDLGSS, encoded by the exons ATGGCCCAGTCTATCTTCATGGCAGGCATACTGATTGGAGGGCTCGTGCTTGGAGACCTGTCTGACAG GTTTGGCCGCAGGCCCATCCTGACCTGCAGCTACCTGCTGCTGGCAGCCAGCGGCTCCGGTGCAGCCTTCAGCCCCACCTTCCCCGTCTACGTGGTCTTCCGCTTCCTGTGTGGCTGTGGCATCTCAGGCATTACCCTGAGCACCATCATCTTGA ATGTGGAATGGGTGCCTACCCGGATGCGGGCCATCATGTCGACAGCACTCGGGTACTGCTACACCGTTGGCCAGTTCATTCTGCCCGGCCTGGCCTACGCCATCCCCCAGTGGCGCTGGCTGCAGTTAACTGTGTCCATtcccttcttcatcttcttcctaTCATCCTG GTGGACACCAGAGTCCATACGCTGGTTGGTCCTGACTGGAAAGTCCTCGAAGGCCCTGAAGATACTCCGGCGGGTGGCCGCCTTCAATGgcaagaaggaagagggagaaaggctCACCTTGGAG GAGCTCAAACTCAACCTGCAGAAGGAGATCTCCTTGGCCAAGGCCAAGTACACCGCAGCTGACCTGTTCCGGATACCCATGCTGCGCCGCATGACCTTCTGTCTTTCCCTGGCCTG gtttgcTACCGGTTTTGCCTACTATAGTTTGGCTATGGGTGTGGAAGAATTTGGAGTCAACCTCTACATCCTCCAGATCATCTTTGGTGGGGTCGATATCCCAGCCAAGTTCATCACCATCCTCTCCTTAAGCTATCTGGGCCGGCATACCACTCAGGCCGCTGCCCTACTCCTGGCAGGAGGGGCCATCTTGGCTCTCACCTTTGTGCCCTTGG ACCTGCAGACCGTGAGGACAGTATTGGCTGTGTTTGGGAAGGGATGCCTATCCAGCTCCTTCAGCTGCCTCTTCCTCTACACAAGTGAATTATATCCCACAGTCATCAG GCAAACAGGTATGGGCGTAAGTAACCTGTGGACCCGTGTGGGAAGCATGTTGTCCCCGCTGGTGAAAATCACGGGTGAGGTACAGCCCTTCATCCCCAATATCATCTACGGGATCACCGCCCTCCTCGGGGGCAGTGCTGCCCTCTTCCTGCCTGAGACCCTGAATCAGCCCTTGCCAGAGACTATCGAGGACCTGGAAAACTG GTCCCTGCGGGCAAAGAAGCCAAAGCAGGAGCCAGAGGTGGAAAAGGCCTCCCAGAGGATCCCTCTGCAGCCTTACGGACCAGACCTGGGCTCCAGCTGA